The region ATATACACCAAAACGCGCCCAGGTTGAGGTCCAACCACCCAAGAGCACAATCTACCGTCTGCTGACACCCCCAATGGAAGGGGCAGTGGTGAAGAGCATACAAAGCGCCCTCAAAGCCGCGGGTTTCCATCCCGGCAAACTAGACGGAGTGTTCGGACTGAAAACCCACGCCGCCGTTGTCGCGTTTCAGCTCAGCAAAGGACTTATTGCAGATGGTGAAGTGGGCCCCCTCACAGCGAAGGAGTTGCGGGTAGTGCTGGTGTGACGTACCGGGCGGCTACTCCGGTTTAGGCATTGCCGCCATTAGCGGGTGATTAAGCGTCTCGTGTTTCACGTATTGACACGTGATGCAGGCGCATTGCGCCTAATCAGCCGCCGGCGATACGAAGCCGTTCTCCCCTCGCGAATCTACCGTGCAGCCGCTACGCTATGCGGTAGAACGCAAACCGGATGACCCCAAAACCACGCCCAGAAATATTTTCCGGGGAGCAGGGAGGTTGTAGGGAAAGAATGCGGGGAGCAGTATTTTTGTGGTGAGATACTCTCGTTCCATCCATTGAAGAGGACAAGGTGGACCAGGTAACAGAGATGTGAGTACGAATTCGACTTACCCCGCAAGAGAGATGTGGGTCTAAGGCTAGTGCGCAAAGGGAGACCTAGCTTTGAATTGAGCAACAAACCAAATACATGCGTGACTCTGATTTGGATCGGTGCACACAATTAATGCAAGAGGTGGTTTGATGAAATGGACATTTACGTGCCCAGTGTGCGGTTCCGCTGAAACCGTGGATTGGGAATCTGTAGGAAAGGCGGTTAGATGTACCAGAATGATGGACAAACTCGCGTTTGTGCCATCGCCCTTCAGCAATCCAAGCGCGTACGTTGACACGCACAACTGGCCAGCAGACATGGAGGCTGCCGTTATCAAAACGAAGGGCAATACGTGTGTTGTTTCAGGGTGCGGAGTACGCTACGAGACTTTGGATCATATTGTACCTTGGTCAAAAGGTGGCCGGACGTCAGTGGAAAATCTCCAACCGATGTGCAATGCGCATAATAGTTCAAAGGGGGATACGGATTATCCGGTCTGGCTAGCAGCGGAGCAGATAAGAAGGCTTCTGGGCTGAGAGGCCTTTTCATTGTACGACTCCCAACCGTATCCAATGGAGAACAGAATTATGTCGAAGTTCCTACTAGCAATAATAGCAAC is a window of Ignavibacteriota bacterium DNA encoding:
- a CDS encoding peptidoglycan-binding protein encodes the protein MEGAVVKSIQSALKAAGFHPGKLDGVFGLKTHAAVVAFQLSKGLIADGEVGPLTAKELRVVLV
- a CDS encoding HNH endonuclease, producing MMDKLAFVPSPFSNPSAYVDTHNWPADMEAAVIKTKGNTCVVSGCGVRYETLDHIVPWSKGGRTSVENLQPMCNAHNSSKGDTDYPVWLAAEQIRRLLG